From a single Parambassis ranga chromosome 2, fParRan2.1, whole genome shotgun sequence genomic region:
- the chrm2a gene encoding muscarinic acetylcholine receptor M2a yields MDVFNFTYWNASEGNDTGVVEESESPYKTVEVVFIVLVAGSLSLVTVIGNILVMLSIKVNRNLQTVNNYFLFSLACADLIIGLCSMNLYTVYIVIGYWPLGPVVCDLWLALDYVVSNASVMNLLIISFDRYFCVTKPLSYPVKRTTKMAGMMIAAAWVLSFILWAPAILFWQFIVGGRTVPEKECYIQFFSNAAVTFGTAIAAFYLPVIIMIQLYWQISRASKSRVKKDNRKPSGANPEPLSPGQRRNNTPKPNNNNVPGEDAGHSQNQNAEDGGNQHDGKLQNGKAPSSTNAEGETEGDDVARENCAPGEEKESSNDSTSGSVAASNQKDDEPAPSTVNSGAETSQPLTRQRAKAGGSKLTCIKIKTKSPKGDCYTPSNATVEIVPSSERQNHVARKIVKMTKQPPIKKKKAAPSREKKVTRTIMAILVAFVATWTPYNVMVLINTFCSSCIPNTVWTIGYWLCYINSTINPACYALCNATFKKTFKHLLLCQYKNIRSAR; encoded by the coding sequence ATGGATGTATTTAATTTCACGTATTGGAATGCCTCCGAAGGCAATGACACTGGCGTCGTGGAAGAGAGCGAGAGCCCCTACAAGACCGTGGAGGTGGTGTTCATCGTGTTGGTGGCCGGCTCCCTCAGTTTGGTCACAGTTATTGGGAACATCCTGGTCATGCTCTCCATCAAAGTCAATCGGAACTTACAGACTGTcaacaattattttttattcagcCTTGCATGTGCTGATCTGATCATTGGACTGTGCTCCATGAACTTGTACACAGTCTACATCGTGATAGGCTACTGGCCGCTGGGGCCGGTGGTGTGCGACCTGTGGTTAGCTTTGGACTATGTTGTCAGCAACGCGTCTGTCATGAATCTTCTCATCATAAGCTTTGACAGATATTTCTGCGTCACCAAGCCCCTCAGCTACCCCGTCAAAAGGACCACCAAAATGGCAGGGATGATGATCGCCGCGGCCTGGGTCCTGTCGTTCATCCTCTGGGCCCCTGCCATTCTCTTCTGGCAGTTCATAGTCGGCGGGCGGACAGTGCCTGAGAAGGAATGCTACATCCAGTTCTTTTCCAATGCTGCCGTCACATTCGGCACCGCCATCGCCGCCTTTTACCTGCCTGTCATCATCATGATTCAGCTCTACTGGCAGATCTCCAGAGCGAGCAAGAGCCGCGTGAAGAAGGATAACCGCAAGCCATCAGGGGCTAACCCGGAACCTCTGTCGCCGGGCCAGAGGCGAAACAACACACCGAAACCCAACAATAACAACGTACCGGGAGAGGACGCGGGACATTCCCAGAACCAGAATGCTGAAGACGGGGGTAACCAGCATGATGGAAAACTCCAGAACGGCAAAGCACCGTCCTCCACCAATGCTGAGGGAGAAACAGAAGGTGACGATGTGGCGAGGGAGAACTGCGCTCCtggagaggagaaggaaagCTCCAATGACTCAACATCTGGCAGCGTGGCTGCTTCCAATCAGAAGGATGATGAACCTGCACCGTCCACAGTCAACTCTGGCGCCGAGACGAGCCAGCCACTCACACGTCAGCGAGCCAAGGCCGGGGGCTCCAAACTGACCTGCATCAAGATCAAGACTAAATCCCCCAAGGGCGACTGCTACACACCGTCTAACGCCACCGTTGAGATCGTCCCGTCCTCGGAGCGGCAGAACCACGTGGCGCGGAAGATCGTGAAGATGACGAAGCAACCGCCCATCAAGAAAAAGAAAGCGGCGCCATCACGAGAGAAGAAGGTCACCCGCACCATCATGGCCATCCTGGTGGCTTTCGTAGCCACCTGGACTCCTTATAATGTGATGGTGCTTATTAACACCTTTTGCTCCAGTTGCATCCCCAACACAGTGTGGACTATTGGTTACTGGCTGTGCTACATCAACAGCACCATCAATCCAGCCTGCTACGCCCTGTGCAACGCCACATTCAAAAAGACATTCAAACACCTCCTGCTCTGCCAGTACAAAAATATTCGGTCGGCCAGATAA